From a single Populus nigra chromosome 18, ddPopNigr1.1, whole genome shotgun sequence genomic region:
- the LOC133678849 gene encoding isoaspartyl peptidase/L-asparaginase 1: MGWAIALHGGAGDISLSLPAERRLPREAALHHCLQIGVAALKAQKHPLDVVELVVRELENHPNFNAGKGSVLTSRGTVEMEACIMDGNSKKCGAVSGLTTVVNAISLARLVMDNTPHIYLGFDGAEAFAREQGVETVDSSHFITPENIERLKQAKEADRVQMDYTQPIQKDEKSESPTGNGDSQIGTVGCVAVDKNGNLATATSTGGFVNKMVGRIGDTPIIGAGTYANNLCAVSATGKGETIIRGTVARDVAALMEHKGLSLKEAAAHVVECNPRGDVGLVAVSARGEVTMPFNTTGMFRACATEDGYSELGIWPSVQD; encoded by the exons ATGGGGTGGGCAATTGCACTACACGGGGGGGCCGGAGATATATCACTTTCACTTCCAGCAGAGCGTCGCCTCCCTCGCGAGGCGGCTCTCCATCACTGCCTCCAGATTGGTGTCGCCGCTCTCAAAGCCCAAAAGCACCCACTCGATGTTGTCGAACTTGTG GTCCGGGAATTAGAGAACCATCCAAACTTTAATGCTGGGAAAGGATCTGTTTTGACTAGCAGGGGCACTGTTGAGATGGAAGCTTGTATCATGGATGGAAATTCAAAGAAATGTGGAGCTGTTTCTGGTCTCACCACTGTTGTTAATGCCATATCTCTAGCACGATTGGTCATGGACAACACTCCTCATATATATCTTGGATTTGATGGAGCTGAGGCTTTTGCTAGGGAACAA GGTGTTGAGACCGTTGATTCCAGTCATTTCATTACCCCAGAAAATATTGAGAGGCTTAAGCAGGCAAAAGAAGCTGACAGAGTCCAG ATGGATTATACACAACCAATTCAGAAAGATGAAAAAAGTGAAAGTCCAACCGGTAATGGAGATAGCCAAATTGGGACTGTTGGATGCGTTGCTGTTGATAAAAATGGGAACTTAGCCACAGCAACTTCTACAGGTGGGTTTGTTAACAAGATGGTGGGTAGGATTGGAGACACACCCATAATTGGGGCAGGGACATATGCCAACAATCTTTGTGCAGTTTCCGCTACAGGCAAAGGGGAAACAATTATACGCGGCACTGTTGCTCGGGATGTGGCTGCCCTTATGGAGCATAAAGGTCTCTCTCTCAAGGAAGCTGCAGCTCATGTTGTTGAGTGTAATCCAAGAGGGGATGTTGGGTTGGTTGCTGTGTCAGCCAGGGGAGAAGTCACCATGCCATTTAATACAACTGGGATGTTTCGTGCTTGTGCTACTGAAGATGGGTATTCAGAATTAGGAATATGGCCTTCTGTGCAAGATTGA